The following proteins are encoded in a genomic region of Flammeovirga pectinis:
- a CDS encoding TIGR01777 family oxidoreductase, with product MKILITGGSGLVGQEISNKLIDKGHEVRWLSRREDLNAEIKRYKWDIKKNHIDPKAFDGIDAVIHLAGKSVGEGRWTEAAKKEILDSRVQSSTLLMQEINALEKPPKVVVCASAIGIYGDRGEEELDESSSFGNDFLANVVKEWEKAEDICSVSRIVKLRIGVVLTEKGGALPKMMLPIKLGIGSPIGTGKQWISWISLEDLSNLFIAAIENTEMEGVYNAVSPNPVTNEQLTKAIGTKLCRPIFLPNVPSIALKLLLGESAFLVLSSAKVNSENLQKNAFDFKDVIIDDVLN from the coding sequence ATGAAAATCTTAATAACAGGAGGTTCTGGTTTAGTGGGTCAAGAAATATCAAATAAATTAATTGATAAAGGACATGAAGTACGTTGGCTATCACGTAGAGAAGATCTAAATGCAGAAATAAAAAGGTATAAATGGGATATTAAAAAAAATCATATCGATCCAAAAGCATTTGATGGAATTGATGCAGTAATTCATTTAGCAGGAAAAAGTGTAGGGGAGGGTAGATGGACGGAAGCTGCAAAAAAAGAAATTTTAGATAGCAGAGTTCAATCATCAACATTATTAATGCAAGAAATAAATGCTTTAGAAAAACCGCCTAAGGTAGTAGTTTGTGCATCTGCAATAGGTATTTATGGTGATAGAGGTGAAGAAGAATTGGATGAGTCTTCTTCTTTTGGAAATGACTTTTTAGCAAATGTTGTAAAGGAATGGGAGAAAGCAGAAGATATATGTTCTGTATCTAGAATAGTAAAATTAAGAATCGGTGTTGTTTTAACTGAAAAAGGGGGGGCATTACCAAAAATGATGTTACCTATTAAACTCGGAATTGGATCTCCTATTGGTACAGGTAAACAATGGATATCTTGGATTAGCCTAGAAGATTTATCTAATTTATTTATTGCAGCCATTGAGAATACAGAAATGGAAGGTGTTTACAATGCTGTATCTCCCAATCCAGTTACAAATGAACAACTAACAAAAGCAATTGGCACAAAATTATGTAGACCAATATTTTTACCAAATGTACCTTCAATAGCTTTAAAACTTTTATTAGGTGAAAGTGCATTTTTAGTATTGTCAAGTGCAAAGGTAAATTCAGAGAATCTACAAAAAAATGCTTTTGATTTTAAGGATGTTATTATTGATGACGTTCTTAATTAA
- a CDS encoding SusC/RagA family TonB-linked outer membrane protein — protein sequence MKKKILLLFALAMSIASAYGQEQNVTGTVTDAGAPLPGVTVIVKGTTQGTITDLDGNYSLSTSSDAVLQFSFIGYSAQEIAVGNQSTINVSMEQDAEQLEEVTVMGYTKQDQSSNVTSVEKVTDIVTPNVANSLQGKAAGVSMTAPSGQPGAKPTIRIRGVGSISSSQEPLYVIDGMIIDNTDIIGANQQSERDPMSLLNPEDIEDVKILTDAAATALYGARASNGVIVVTTKSGAEGKTQFSLNISGGEAVLYQGNYEPMRAKDFIEFQKYGDVDINGDAFTTDTDWINEAFRKGTVQNYQLTASGGNEKTKHYVSLGYYNQDGILKGSDFERYSARVNMDNKVNDRLSYSIKTDISYITQNDASDGALFSSPLMTTYMYPAIISPYAKSGDLKRSVDGNTYLNPFLTADESGYDNYYYSIGANFLSDINYNYRRTKSFNAGLQGNVKYEIGKGFAIKSNNSVRIQNTRYDNYTAPISYDGFNGPDAANGSVSNTSAFSSLITSTNLLTYSNSFGDHTVDAIGGVELQKYDASNQYGYGAGVPLTVDNLGSASSGFSNDGYQTQYRFFSFLSQVQYNYLGKYYVSGSYRRDGSSRFGKENQYGNFWSAGGSWIMSNEDFLSTSDLITNAKIRGSIGTTGNAGIGNYAAMGLYGYTFYNTSSAAVIEQVENPDLTWEQKLKANIGFDITFIDKVSLSVDFYNEQTSDLLMQVPTAGMTGFANVYQNVGEMRNRGVEFTINSTNIDKNGFLWTTNLNMSFNQNEVTKLYNGQRIEYSRQVIEEGKPLNAFFLQEWAGANPENGKPSWYLNREPTQDELDKNQVFKQHDGRYATSYYSKAEKVDVGDPYPDFSGGFTNNLSYKGFDFSFMFTFSVGNDIFNSGRRYMDQDQSAINGGNYYSQMKIAKDDRWTKKGDIASRPLIDQAGDDGWGNVNSSRYMEDGSYLQLRNVTLGYTLPKDVIGNIGLSNLRVYTSLQNLFTVSNYSGYSPTTIDNTGVAFFDYPDGQTYTFGVNCSF from the coding sequence ATGAAAAAGAAAATACTACTACTATTTGCTCTTGCAATGAGTATAGCAAGTGCATATGGACAGGAGCAAAATGTTACAGGTACTGTAACAGATGCTGGCGCCCCACTACCTGGGGTAACTGTAATAGTGAAAGGTACAACGCAAGGAACAATTACAGATTTAGATGGTAATTATTCTCTTAGTACCTCGTCTGATGCAGTTTTACAATTTAGTTTTATTGGATATTCAGCACAGGAAATAGCTGTAGGAAACCAGTCAACTATCAATGTTTCTATGGAGCAAGATGCCGAACAGTTAGAAGAAGTAACTGTGATGGGATATACAAAACAAGATCAATCTTCTAATGTTACAAGTGTCGAAAAAGTGACTGACATCGTAACTCCAAACGTAGCCAATTCATTACAAGGTAAAGCTGCAGGTGTAAGTATGACTGCTCCGTCTGGACAGCCAGGTGCTAAACCAACTATTCGAATTCGTGGTGTTGGTTCAATCTCTTCAAGTCAAGAACCATTGTATGTTATTGACGGAATGATTATAGATAACACTGATATAATTGGAGCAAATCAACAATCTGAAAGAGATCCAATGTCTTTATTAAACCCTGAAGATATTGAAGATGTAAAAATCTTAACAGATGCTGCAGCAACAGCTTTATATGGTGCAAGAGCATCTAACGGAGTTATAGTTGTAACAACTAAATCTGGAGCAGAAGGAAAAACTCAATTTTCTTTAAATATTTCAGGAGGTGAAGCTGTATTATATCAAGGAAACTATGAACCAATGAGAGCAAAAGATTTTATTGAGTTCCAAAAATATGGTGATGTAGATATTAATGGTGATGCTTTTACTACTGATACAGATTGGATTAATGAAGCATTTAGAAAAGGAACAGTCCAAAATTATCAGTTGACGGCCTCTGGAGGTAATGAAAAAACAAAGCATTATGTAAGTCTTGGCTATTATAATCAAGATGGTATATTAAAAGGATCCGATTTTGAAAGATATTCAGCTAGAGTTAATATGGATAATAAAGTAAACGATAGATTATCATATTCTATTAAAACTGATATCTCATATATTACTCAAAATGATGCGTCAGATGGAGCACTTTTCTCTTCTCCATTAATGACTACTTACATGTATCCTGCTATTATTTCTCCTTATGCTAAAAGCGGAGATTTAAAAAGATCTGTTGATGGTAATACTTACTTAAATCCTTTCTTAACCGCAGACGAATCTGGATATGATAATTACTATTACTCTATTGGTGCAAACTTTCTTAGTGATATAAATTATAATTATAGAAGAACCAAATCGTTTAATGCAGGTTTACAAGGAAACGTGAAATATGAAATAGGTAAGGGGTTTGCAATCAAATCAAACAACTCTGTTCGTATTCAAAATACAAGGTATGATAATTATACTGCTCCAATATCTTATGATGGCTTTAATGGTCCAGATGCAGCAAATGGTTCTGTTAGTAATACATCTGCGTTTAGTTCATTGATTACATCAACAAATTTATTGACGTATAGTAATTCATTTGGAGATCATACAGTAGACGCTATCGGTGGTGTCGAATTACAAAAGTACGATGCTTCTAATCAATATGGGTATGGTGCAGGAGTACCACTAACTGTAGATAATTTAGGTTCTGCATCTTCTGGTTTTTCAAATGATGGGTACCAAACGCAATATAGATTCTTCTCTTTTTTAAGCCAGGTGCAATATAATTACTTAGGAAAGTATTATGTATCAGGTTCTTATAGACGAGATGGATCTTCTAGATTTGGTAAAGAAAATCAATATGGTAATTTCTGGTCTGCTGGTGGTAGTTGGATTATGTCTAACGAAGACTTTTTAAGTACTTCAGACTTAATTACCAATGCAAAAATAAGAGGTTCAATAGGAACAACGGGTAATGCAGGTATTGGTAACTATGCTGCAATGGGTTTATATGGTTATACATTTTATAATACATCATCTGCTGCAGTTATTGAACAAGTTGAAAACCCAGATTTAACTTGGGAACAGAAATTAAAAGCCAATATAGGTTTTGATATTACATTTATTGATAAAGTATCACTGAGTGTTGACTTCTATAATGAACAGACATCAGACCTATTAATGCAAGTACCTACTGCTGGTATGACAGGTTTTGCGAATGTTTATCAAAATGTTGGTGAAATGAGAAACCGTGGAGTTGAATTTACAATAAACTCTACGAACATAGATAAAAATGGATTCTTATGGACTACCAATTTAAATATGTCATTTAACCAGAATGAAGTAACAAAACTTTACAATGGCCAAAGAATAGAATATTCAAGACAAGTGATAGAAGAAGGAAAACCTTTAAATGCATTCTTCTTACAAGAATGGGCTGGAGCTAATCCTGAAAATGGAAAACCATCATGGTATTTAAATAGAGAACCAACCCAAGATGAGTTAGATAAAAACCAAGTGTTTAAACAGCATGATGGTCGTTATGCAACTTCTTATTACAGTAAAGCTGAAAAAGTTGATGTAGGAGACCCTTATCCTGACTTCTCTGGTGGTTTTACAAATAACTTGTCATACAAAGGATTTGACTTTTCATTCATGTTTACATTTAGTGTTGGTAATGATATCTTCAATTCAGGAAGACGTTACATGGATCAAGATCAGAGTGCAATAAATGGAGGTAATTATTACAGCCAAATGAAGATAGCTAAAGATGATCGTTGGACTAAAAAAGGAGATATAGCAAGTAGACCTTTAATTGATCAAGCTGGTGATGATGGATGGGGTAATGTAAACTCATCAAGGTATATGGAAGATGGTAGTTATTTACAATTAAGAAACGTAACGTTAGGATATACTTTACCAAAAGATGTAATAGGTAATATTGGTTTATCGAATTTAAGAGTATATACATCTCTACAAAACCTATTTACAGTAAGTAATTATTCAGGTTATTCTCCTACAACTATTGATAATACAGGTGTAGCCTTCTTTGATTATCCTGATGGCCAGACTTATACATTTGGTGTTAACTGCTCATTTTAA
- a CDS encoding RagB/SusD family nutrient uptake outer membrane protein, with protein sequence MKYIRYILLIALGVMSSCNFLDVEPNVNGKVRTGEMSEPQDVLNGAYREMGRTSYYGRNTYVFGDVGTDNIVVRSSGGRFNDNYFNTKNSRTSESVDDTYDISNQMGQIYRVLNHANTLIHTAGITDDIKGQSLALRAFLNFDLVRFYGDVPLVTEPSSDLNEVVASKPTNNTAAEIYAQIEKDLTEAKGLITNTSSFKFTLNAVYGLETRVFLTRALEDTNVDKNTYLQKVIDSYNMITGVSVMEAGDYIKYFNNKESAETLFEVIIAGAQSRGSDDLGALYIRSGYGAYTCSPDFYSLFSNDDVRQGVFYLENGLFYINKFAESEGVVGLHSPKVLRYSEAVLNAAEAQALLGNTADAITLTDMIRSKRYTTGTAPVSTGLIDDVLAERRLELCFEGHRMFDLRRNNMDMNLINSDGTARAPKANIPARDQQFYFPIPQNELNVNSNLKQINGYE encoded by the coding sequence ATGAAATATATAAGATATATCCTACTTATTGCCTTGGGAGTAATGAGTAGTTGTAATTTCCTTGATGTTGAACCCAACGTTAATGGTAAAGTAAGAACTGGTGAAATGTCTGAGCCTCAAGATGTTTTAAATGGTGCCTATAGAGAAATGGGGCGTACATCATACTATGGAAGAAATACATATGTATTTGGAGATGTAGGTACAGATAATATTGTAGTAAGATCATCTGGTGGTCGTTTTAACGATAACTATTTTAATACTAAAAACTCTAGAACCTCTGAGTCTGTTGATGATACTTATGATATTAGTAATCAAATGGGACAAATTTATAGAGTTTTGAACCATGCAAATACCTTAATCCATACTGCGGGTATTACTGATGATATAAAGGGACAATCTTTAGCGTTACGAGCATTTTTAAATTTTGATTTAGTTCGTTTTTACGGTGATGTACCTTTAGTTACAGAACCATCAAGTGATTTGAATGAGGTAGTAGCTTCAAAACCTACAAATAATACTGCTGCAGAAATTTATGCTCAGATTGAAAAAGATCTTACTGAAGCTAAAGGGTTGATAACAAATACATCATCTTTTAAATTTACCTTAAATGCTGTTTATGGTCTTGAAACGAGAGTCTTTCTTACAAGAGCATTAGAAGATACTAATGTTGATAAGAATACTTATTTACAAAAAGTTATCGATTCATATAACATGATAACTGGAGTAAGTGTGATGGAAGCAGGTGATTACATCAAGTATTTTAATAATAAAGAATCGGCAGAAACTTTATTTGAAGTAATAATTGCGGGAGCACAAAGTAGAGGTTCAGATGATTTAGGGGCATTATATATTCGCTCTGGTTATGGAGCTTATACTTGTAGCCCAGACTTTTATTCCCTATTCTCAAATGATGATGTTCGCCAAGGTGTCTTTTATCTAGAAAATGGTTTATTCTATATTAATAAATTTGCAGAATCTGAAGGAGTAGTTGGTTTACACTCTCCAAAAGTTCTGAGATATTCAGAAGCAGTTTTAAATGCAGCAGAAGCACAAGCTTTATTAGGAAATACTGCAGATGCGATAACGTTAACAGATATGATCAGATCTAAAAGATACACAACAGGTACTGCACCTGTATCTACAGGCCTGATAGATGATGTTTTAGCAGAGAGAAGATTGGAATTATGTTTTGAAGGACATAGAATGTTTGATCTCAGAAGAAATAATATGGATATGAATTTAATTAATTCTGATGGTACAGCAAGAGCTCCTAAAGCCAACATTCCTGCTAGAGATCAACAGTTTTATTTTCCAATTCCTCAGAATGAATTGAATGTTAATTCGAATTTGAAACAAATTAATGGTTATGAATAA
- a CDS encoding SusC/RagA family TonB-linked outer membrane protein — protein MNKRLLSLIVLTFALIVSAFAQERTVSGVVSEAGQPLPGVTVVVKGTTLGTITDLNGKFAVSVSENASLIFSFVGYTTQELKVGQRTTFNVNLEQDAEQLEEVTVMGYAKKDMASNTPEIENVTDIVTPNVANALQGKAAGVNINASSGQPGSKSNIVIRGVGSVNASSDPLYVIDGVIQTSSDIIDANQQGERDPLANLNPEDIKDIKILKDAAATALYGARAANGVILVTTKGGAEGKTQITLSTKQGVSSVYKGNSQRMNGDQYVDARSRSLANSYGGDPADYIQYVNGVTTDDAGNHSYSNTDWGDHSFRQGKTSSYEVSMRGGDEKTKFMVSGGYYNQEGILVGSEFERYSARFNIDHKFNDKLDIQFIGNASYIDQLDASSGNLFSSPLLGTYMSAPTVNPFNEDGSPRDWLDDNPIAANFVHDVDLNPRRTKSTTGQLIGKLNYRITDWLTFRQTNAVNVEDVKYGYYTSSLSYDGRSTGGSKSNSWGVSSTLTNTSILSFDKTFNGVHNVSAIAGFEYQSNKVTGISAYGEGMPSSLQNLNNAAKPVSMGGYETEYRFMSFLGQAQYNYDGKYYATASYRRDGSSKFSANNKWGDFYSASASWYISREDFLNGNTILTDAKLRSSYGVTGNAEIDNFEARGLYAYSSYNNASAAYFRQLSNPDLTWEKRKKFNVGADVTFIDRITLNVDYYIEDSDDLLLNQQLSGTTGFASARRNIGAMRNSGWEFQLNTQNIKGEFTWNTNFNISLNKNEVTRLDNDQDIQINGQQVARVGSAMRTFFLREWAGADPTTGNPSWFANDGEDHTGKAGYFMKDGKWATTSYGAAQRTEQGNPYPTAVGGMTNNFAYKGFDFSFFLTYSVGGKIYNSTRRYTDTDAIYPYNMLESAYTANRWEKEGDISDNPGWGMAGGQQHSSRFLEDGGYLALRNITLGYTLPSHVVKKAKLSNVRVYASAQNLWILSDYKGFTPTTVDPTGINFFEYPEGKVFTGGLTVSF, from the coding sequence ATGAACAAACGACTTCTATCTCTGATCGTACTTACTTTTGCTTTAATAGTAAGTGCTTTTGCTCAGGAACGTACAGTTTCTGGCGTTGTATCCGAAGCAGGTCAACCCTTACCAGGTGTTACTGTTGTTGTAAAAGGAACAACTTTAGGTACTATTACAGATCTAAATGGTAAATTTGCAGTATCTGTATCCGAAAATGCTTCTTTAATTTTTAGTTTTGTAGGTTATACTACTCAAGAATTAAAAGTAGGTCAAAGAACTACTTTTAATGTAAATTTAGAGCAAGATGCTGAACAATTAGAAGAGGTTACAGTTATGGGATATGCCAAAAAAGATATGGCATCTAACACTCCTGAAATCGAAAATGTAACAGATATTGTAACTCCAAACGTTGCCAACGCTTTACAAGGTAAAGCAGCAGGTGTTAATATTAACGCTTCGTCTGGACAGCCTGGTTCTAAATCAAATATCGTAATTCGTGGTGTTGGTTCTGTGAACGCTTCATCAGATCCTTTATATGTAATTGATGGTGTTATTCAAACATCTTCAGATATCATTGATGCAAATCAACAAGGTGAAAGAGATCCTCTTGCGAATTTGAATCCAGAAGATATTAAGGATATCAAAATTCTAAAAGATGCAGCAGCAACTGCTTTATATGGTGCTCGTGCAGCAAACGGAGTAATTTTAGTAACAACAAAAGGTGGTGCTGAAGGGAAAACTCAAATTACATTGAGTACAAAACAAGGTGTTTCATCAGTTTATAAAGGAAATTCTCAAAGAATGAATGGTGATCAATATGTAGACGCTAGATCTAGATCATTGGCAAATTCTTATGGAGGAGACCCTGCAGATTATATTCAATATGTAAATGGTGTAACTACAGATGATGCTGGTAACCATAGTTACTCAAATACAGATTGGGGTGACCACTCTTTCCGTCAAGGCAAAACGAGTTCTTATGAAGTCTCTATGAGAGGTGGTGATGAGAAAACTAAATTTATGGTTTCTGGTGGTTATTACAACCAAGAAGGTATTCTTGTTGGGTCGGAATTCGAACGTTATTCAGCTCGTTTCAATATTGATCATAAGTTTAACGATAAATTAGATATTCAATTTATTGGTAATGCTTCATATATTGATCAATTAGATGCATCAAGTGGTAACTTATTTTCTTCTCCACTCTTAGGAACTTATATGAGTGCTCCTACAGTAAATCCTTTTAATGAAGATGGTTCACCTAGAGATTGGTTAGATGATAACCCAATTGCAGCAAACTTTGTACACGATGTAGACCTTAACCCTCGTAGAACAAAATCTACTACAGGTCAATTAATTGGTAAATTAAACTACCGTATTACAGATTGGTTAACTTTCCGTCAGACAAATGCTGTAAATGTAGAAGATGTAAAGTATGGTTATTATACTTCATCTTTATCATATGATGGTAGATCTACAGGTGGTTCTAAATCAAATTCTTGGGGTGTAAGTAGTACATTAACAAATACTTCTATTCTTTCTTTTGATAAGACATTTAATGGTGTTCATAATGTTAGTGCAATTGCCGGTTTTGAATATCAGTCAAATAAAGTAACAGGAATTAGTGCTTATGGTGAAGGAATGCCTTCTTCTTTACAAAACTTAAATAATGCAGCAAAACCTGTATCAATGGGTGGTTATGAAACTGAATATAGATTCATGTCATTCTTAGGTCAAGCTCAATATAATTATGATGGTAAATATTATGCTACAGCATCTTACCGTCGTGATGGTTCTTCTAAATTCTCCGCAAATAATAAATGGGGTGACTTTTACTCAGCTTCAGCTTCTTGGTATATCTCAAGAGAAGATTTCTTAAATGGAAATACTATTTTAACTGACGCTAAATTAAGATCATCTTATGGTGTTACTGGTAATGCTGAAATAGATAACTTTGAAGCAAGAGGTTTATATGCATATTCAAGTTACAATAATGCATCTGCTGCTTACTTCAGACAATTATCTAATCCAGATTTAACATGGGAGAAAAGAAAGAAATTTAATGTTGGTGCTGATGTAACTTTCATTGATAGAATTACTTTAAATGTTGATTATTACATTGAAGATTCTGATGATTTACTATTAAATCAACAATTATCAGGTACTACAGGTTTTGCATCTGCTCGTCGTAACATTGGTGCAATGAGAAACTCTGGATGGGAATTCCAATTAAATACGCAAAATATTAAAGGTGAATTTACTTGGAATACGAACTTCAATATTTCATTAAACAAAAATGAAGTAACTCGTTTAGATAACGATCAAGATATTCAAATTAATGGTCAACAGGTAGCAAGAGTAGGTTCTGCAATGAGAACTTTCTTTTTAAGAGAGTGGGCAGGAGCTGATCCTACTACAGGTAACCCATCTTGGTTTGCAAATGATGGAGAAGACCATACAGGAAAAGCTGGTTATTTCATGAAAGATGGAAAATGGGCAACAACTTCTTATGGTGCAGCTCAGCGTACAGAGCAAGGTAATCCTTATCCTACAGCTGTTGGTGGTATGACAAACAACTTTGCGTATAAAGGTTTTGATTTCTCATTCTTCTTAACTTATTCAGTTGGAGGAAAAATTTACAATTCAACTCGTAGATATACGGATACAGATGCAATCTATCCATATAATATGTTGGAATCTGCTTATACTGCAAACAGATGGGAAAAAGAAGGTGATATTTCAGATAATCCTGGATGGGGTATGGCCGGTGGTCAACAACACTCTTCACGTTTCTTAGAAGATGGAGGTTATTTAGCTTTAAGAAATATAACTTTAGGTTATACTTTACCTAGCCACGTTGTGAAAAAAGCAAAATTAAGTAACGTTAGAGTTTATGCTTCTGCACAAAACCTTTGGATCTTATCAGATTATAAAGGATTTACTCCAACAACTGTAGACCCAACTGGTATCAACTTCTTTGAATATCCAGAAGGAAAAGTATTCACAGGAGGTTTAACAGTATCATTCTAA